One Baekduia alba genomic window, CGAGGCCGACCCGGCGACCTACCACGCCGACGCGCTCCCGTCCTCCGGCAGCGACACGATCCGCGGCATCGCGGTCGAGAAGCGCGTTGCGCCGCCCGGCAACGACCCGACGCAGCTCCATGGCGAGTACTACGTCAACCCCGCGACCGGTCGCCTCGTCCGCTACGACTGGGTGACGACGACGGGCACGGTGGTCGATCGGACCGACATCCTGACCGACGAGGTCCTGCCCGACACGCCGGCCAACCACGCCCAGGCCGACCTCCACTCCTACCCGGGTGCGAAGACGGAGGAGTTCGTCAACCCGGCGCCGTCGGCGGCCGGCGCGCGCAAGCGTCGCGCGGCGGCCCACGCCAAGGCCAAGCGCAAGGCCGCCCAGCGCAAGGCCGCCAAGCACCGCAAGGCCACGAGCAAGCACCGCACCACGAGCGGGCGGTGACGCGCGGATCCATGCTGGGGGCTCCGGCCGCTCGCCTGCGGGCGAGCGGCCGGTCTGCGCGTGCCGCCGCCGCGTGCGCGGCGTTCGCGGTCGTGAGCGCGCTGGCCGCGGCACCGGCCGGCGCCCACGCGGCGCCGCGCGTGGAGCGGCTGTGCTCCCCCCACGTCCAGCTCCGCGACCACCCGCGCGGCGTCGTCATCGGTCACCTGTATGCGCCCCAGCGGGTCACCGTGACGTGGACCGACGCGACGACGCACTGGTGGCGGATCCGGACGCGCGCGGACGTGATCGGCTGGATCCCGCCCCAGACCGGGTGCTGACGATGATCGGCCGGACCACGACCGACGATCGCCTCGTCACCGCCTACCGCGGCGGCGACGACGCCGCGTTCGACGAGCTGGCGCGCCGCTACCGCGCGCAGGTGCAGCGGTACGCGGCCTCGATCCTCGGCGACCGCCGCGCACTGGCCGAGGACGTCGCGCAGGAGACGCTGCTCCGGGCCGCGCTGGCGCTGCGCCGCGACGACCGCCCGATCCACGTCCGCGCCTGGCTGCTGACCGTCGCCCGCAACTGCTGCCTGGACGAGCTCGCGCGCACGCGCGCGTCACCGGTCGACGTGACCGTCCTCGCCGACCGGCTGCCCTCCGCGCAGGGGACGCCGGAGCAGCGGCTCGACATCAAGCAGGACCTGGCGGCCGTCGTGTCCGACATCGCGCTGCTGCCGTCGCTGCAGCGCCACGCGCTCGTCCGGCGCGAGGTCGACGGGATCTCCCACGCCGAGCTCGCGCGCGAGCTGGGCACGACCACCCAGGCCACGCGCAGCCTCGTGATGCGCGCGCGGGTGGCGCTGGTGCGCGACCGCGAGGCGCGCGACGCCGCGTGCGACGAGATCCGCGACGACCTCCTGCGCGCCACCGACGAGCGCCGCCGCGCGTCGATGCGCACCTACCGCCATCTCGGCGGCTGCGCCGACTGCCGCCGGTTCAAGAGCCGGATCCGCACGACGCGCCGTGCGCTGGCCGCGCTCGTCCCGGCCCCGCTGCTCGTCGCGCTCGTCGGGGCGAAGGTCGCGGCGGTGAGCACCGCCGGCGGCAAGGCGACGCTGGCCAAGACGGCCGCGGTCGGCTGCGCCGGCGCGTGCCTCACCGCGGGTGCGGTGGAGCTCGCGCCGCACACGTTCGGCGCGGGCACGCCGTCGCCGCAGCGCGTCGACAGCGTCCTGCTCGCCGGCGGCCGCATCGCCCGCCGCCAGCCGCTGCCGCGTGGCGTCGCGCTCGTGCAGCGCGCGGTCCCGGCGGCGAGCGGCGCCTCGTCGCTGGCCGTGACGCTCGCCTGCCCGGACGGCCTGCGCGTCGGCGACCTCCTCGCGCCGATCGGCGGGCGCGCGACGATGTACTACCGCCCGGCGCCGCGGATCGGCGTCGACCGCAGCGCACGGGTCGTCGTCGACCGGCCGGCGACGCTCCGCACGGGCCTGACCGCCCGCATCCTCTGCGTGCGCACGCCAGGCCCGGGCGGCGCGCAGCGGCGCCCGTGACCGCGGCTCAGTGCTCGACGGTGAGGACGATCTTGCCACCCTGCTCGTTGGTCTCCATGTAGCGGTGCGCAGCGGCGACCTCGCCGAGGTCGAAGGTCCGGTCGATCACCGGCGCGAGCGGGCCGGCGCGGACGCCCCGGTTGATGAACGCCTCGGCCCGCCGGAAGCGCTCCGGGTCGGCGAGCAGGTGGTAGACCGCGTAGCCGTACACGTTGATCGGCCACGACATGGGCAACGGCGTCGGCTGGCCGTCGAGCCAGCCGTAGACGATCGCCATGCCGTCAGGGCTCAACGCCAGCACGAGCTCCGAGAGCTGCGGGCCGCCGACCGCGTCGAAGATCAGCCGCGCCCCGCGTCCGGCGGTGAGCGCATGCACCTGCTCGACCACGCCACCGTCGTCGCTGGCGATGACGTGCGCGGCGCCGGCCGCGCGCAGCGCGTCGGCCTTCGTCCCGGTCCGGGTGACCGCGATCGCCGTCGCGCCGAGGTGGTCGGCCAGCTGGATCGCCGCCAGGCCGACGGTGCTGGACGCCGCGGTGACGACCACCGTGTCGCCGGGCTGCAGCTTCCCGACCTCGACCAGGCCTCCGTAGGCCGTCAAGGCCGGCATCCACAACGCCGCGCCGGTCACCGCGTCCATGTCCGCCGGCCGCCGGATGAGGCGGTCGGCCGGCACGACGACCCGATCGCCGTAGACGCCGTAGAGCGACATGCCCGCGTCGGTCGGCTTGGCCAGCATGCTGACGGCGTCGCCGACGGCGAAGCCGGCCACCGCGTCGCCGACCGCCTCGACGACCCCGGCGGCCTCGGTCCCGAGCCGCGACTTGGGCAGGACGGCGTCGTAGTAGTACCCGCCGCTGCGCACCAGGACGTCGCCGCGGTTGACGCCGATCGCGTCGACGCGAACCCGGACCTCACCCGCTCCGGGCTCGGGGATCTCGACCTCCTCGAGGTAGAGCACCTCCGGAGCGCCGAGCTCGTCGAACAGCACCGCCGTGGCCTTCATCACGTCTCTTCCTGTCGCGGGCTCGTTCATGCGCCGTTGCATTTCCGTGCACCGTTCATTTTTAGTTCGCCGCACTATAAGACCGCGCTGTACGATGTCAAGCATGGAAGCGGAGATCGTGGGTCGCCGAGCGCGGCTGCGGGCCCAGACCACCGCGGAGATCAAGGCGATCGCCCTCCAGCTCATGGCCCAGGGCGGACCCGACGCGATCTCGCTGCGCGCGATCGCTCGCGAGATGGGGATGAGCGGAAGCGCCATCTACAGCTACTTCGCGACGCGCGACGACTTGGTCACGACGCTGATCGCCGACCTCTACACCTCGCTGGTGGATCAGGTGGAGGCCGCGCGCGACGCTGTTGGGGCCGAGGACGTCGCGGGCCGGATCATCGCCTGGGGCACGGCGATGCGCGCGTGGTCGCTGGCCAACCCCGAAGGCTTCCGGCTCATCTACGGCGATCCGGTCAGGGGCTACCAGCCGCCGGCCAGCGGGCCCGCGCCGGACGCCGCGAAGCGCGCGTGCGTGGGCCTGGTCGAGATCGTCGCCTCCGCCTGGCCGTTCGCGAAGGACCTCCAACCGAACGACGACCACCAGTGGTCGGACTTCTCACCCGGCCTGGCGACGACGGTCCGCGAGCGCTTCCCCGCCCTGCCCCCGGCAGCGGTCGCTCTCGCGCTGCGTGTCTGGGGCCGCACGCAGGGACTCCTCTCCCTGGAGATCTACGGCCACCTCGGGCTGCATACCAGCAAGCCCGGCGCGGTCTACCACGATGAGATGCTGGACCTGGTCCGGTCGCTGGGCGTCGCGGCGCCGTGACGCGCGGGGCCGGCCGTCAGCGCGCCGCGCCGGCGATCGCCCCGAGCAGCCCGGGGACGACGGCCTCGACGTCGTCGGCGCGCAGCTCGTTGAGCTTCGCCGTGCCGTCGTAGAACTGCCGGATGACGCCGGCCTCGCGCAGCACGTGGAAGTGGTGCGTGAGGGTCGACAGCGCGACGGGCGCGTCGAACGCGCCGCAGCGCATCGGCGCCTCGCTGGCGGCCAGGCGCAGGACGATCTCGCGGCGTAGCGGGTCGGCGAGCGCGTCGAGGACGCCCTGCAGGCTGATGTCCGCCCGCGCGGGATGGGCGAGCGGCGGCCGCGGGGCTCGGCCGCGCGGTCGCGCCGCGCTCGGTGCGGTGTCGGAGGACGCCATGGCGCGACCAGCATAACGTGGCCCTTTCGGCACGTGTCGTATTACGACAACCATCGTAGTTTGACAAACATCAAAGTTGTCAGCTAGGGTCGCCGGCCTCAGATCCGACGACTTCCCTGGAGGACCCCTTGAAGGCCTGGACGCTCACCGACTTCGGCATCGACAACCTCACCCGCTCCGACGTGCCGACGCCCGAGCCCGGTCCCCGCGAGCTGCTCGTCGAGGTCGGCGCCGTGTCGCTGAACTTCCGCGACAAGGCGATCGCCGAGGGGCTGTACGAGCCGGGCCGGATGCCCAAGGGCCTCATCCCCGTCTCCGACGCCGCCGGGCGCATCGTGCAGATCGGCACCGACGTCACGCGCTGGGCGGTCGGCGACCGCGTCGTCTCCCACCTCTACAGCGGGTGGCGCGACGGCGCCGCCGGCCGCGACGAGGGCGCACGCGCGCTCGGCGGCCCGCTCGACGGCGGGCTCGCCGAGTACATGGTGCTCGAAGCGGACAGCGTCGTCGCCGCGCCGGCGGCGATGACCGACGTGCAGGCCGCGACGCTGCCGATCGCCGCGCTCACCGCCTGGTTCGCGCTCGTCGAGTACGGCAACCTGCAGGCCGCCGACACGGTCCTCACGCAGGGCACGGGCGGGCTCTCGCTGTTCGCGATCCAGCTCGCCTCCGCGCTCGGCGCGCGGGTCATCGCCACCTCGAGCAGCGACGACAAGCTCGCCCACGCCGTGGCGCTCGGCGCCGCCGAGACCATCAACTACCGCACGACTCCGGCGTGGGACCAGGAGGCCCGCGCGCTGACCGACGGACGCGGCGTCGACCATGTCCTCGACGTCGTCGGCGGCGACAGCCTCGACCGCTCCATCGCCGCCAGCCGCGTCGGCGGCCGCGTCACCGTCGCCGGCTTCATCGACGGGCAGCGGTCGAGCATCGACCTCATGTCGGTGATCTTCGGCCGCACGCGGCTGCAGGGGATCGCCGTCGGCCACCTGCGCGCGTTCGAGCGGCTCATCGCCTTCCTCGACCGGCACGCGATCGAGCCGGTCATCGACGCGGTCTACGGCTTCGAGGACGCCCGCGAGGCCTTCGCCCACCTCGACCGCGGGCCGTTCGGGAAGGTCGCGATCGCCGTCCAGGGATAGCGCGTGACGCCGGAGGCCGAGCGCTCTAGGAGGAGAGGCCGGCCGCGCCGAACGACTCGGTGCGGATGACCGGCTCGCCGGCGGCGTCGGAGGCGTCGAGGTCGACGGTCGCCACGATCGCGACGTCGCGATGGCCCTCGGGGTCGTCGATGATCTGGCGCACCGCCCATGTCCGCGGACCGCCCGAGCCCGCACCCGCGCCGGCGCGGTCGATCATCAGCAGCTGGGGCGAGCGCGCGTCCGGGCCGGTGCCCATCGACTCGTGCTCCTCCCAGTAGCGGCCGAGCGCCGCGTCCCACGCGTCGGCCCCCATCGCGGGGCGCCCGGGCGGATCGGAGAGCGCGGCCGCGGCGGCCTCCAGCTCGGCCAGGTCGCCGTAGCGATCCCGCGCCGCGAGCTGGACCTTCAAGAACATCGCGTTGCGCACCATCACGGTGAACGTGCGCGCGTTGGCGGTCATCGGCCGCGGCGGCGGCGGGGACGGCGGGCCGGCGCTCTGCGCCATCGCGGCGGCGGCGCGCTCGACGGACTCCGGATCGGTGAGCGCCTCCCACTCGTCCAGCAGGCTCGAGTCGGTCTGCCGGACGGTCTCGCCGAGCCACTCGATGATGTCGTCGAGCTCGTCGGTCTTGGTCTCGTCGGGCACCGTCTGGCGCAGCGCGCGGTACGTGTTGCTCAGATAGCGCAGCAGCAGCCCCTCGGAGCGGGCGAGGCCATAGTGCGCCACGAACTCCGTGAACGTCCGCCCCCACTCGTACATGTCGCGCACGATCGACTTCGGCGACAGGTCGGACTCGCGCACCCACGGATGGGTCTCGCGGTAGACGCGCAGCGCGTCGAGCAGCGGCTCGCCCAGCGGCCGCTGGTAGGTGACCTCCTCGAGCAGCTCCATGCGCTCGTCGTACTCGATGCCCTGGGCCTTCATCTCGGCCACCGCCTCGCCGCGCTCCTTGTTGGCCTGCGCCATCAGGACCGGGAACGGGTCGTCGATGATCGCCTCGACGACCGAGACGACGTCCAAGGCATAGGTCTCGGACTCCGGGTCGATCAGCGCGAACGCGACCAGGGCGAACGAGGCCAGCGGCTGGTTGAGCGCGAAGTCCTCCTGCAGCTCGACGGCGAGCTGCAGCGTGCGGCCGTCGGCGTCGGGCTCGGGCAGCCAGCGCAGGACGCCGGAGTCCACGAGCTCGCTGCCCAGCGCCTGCGCCCGCTCTGACAGGCGCTGGCGGCCGCGCTCGTCCTCGTGGTTGTCCTCCATCAACGCCCGCATCGTCGCGACCGGATCCGCGGGCTGGTTGACGACGTTGAGGATCATCGCGTGGTCGACGCGCATCCGCGACACGAGCGCCTCGGGCTCGGCGTCCTTGAGGCGCTCGAACGTCTCCTCGGTCCAGCTCACCGCGCCCTCGGCGGGCTTCCGGGTCTGGACCTTGCGGCGCTTCTTGGGGTCGTCGCCGGCCTTGGCCAGCGCGCGGGTGCGCTCGATGGTGTGCTCGGGCGCCTGCACGACGACGTACCCGGCGGTGTCGAAGCCCGCCCGCCCGGCGCGGCCGGCGATCTGATGGAACTCGCGCGCCTTCAGCAGCCGGTGGCGGCTGCCGTCGTACTTGGCCAGGCCGGTGAACACGACGGTGCGGATCGGCACGTTGATCCCCACGCCGAGCGTGTCGGTGCCGCAGATCACCTTCAGCAGGCCGGTCTGCGCGAGCTGCTCGACCAGCCGGCGGTAGCGCGGCAGCATGCCGGCGTGGTGCACGCCGATCCCGCTGCGGACGAGCTTGGACAGCGTGCGGCCGAAGCCCGCCGTGAAGCGGAAGCCGCCGATCTCCGCGGCGATCGCCTCCCGCTCCTCGCGCGTGCACAGCTTGGCCGACAGCAGCGACTGCGCCCGCTCCATCGCGGAGGCCTGCGTGAAGTGCACGACGTAGATCGGCGCCTGGTCGACCGCGACGAGCTCCTCGAGCAGCTCGTGCAGCGGCTCGACCGACCAGGAGTAGGTCAGCGGGACCGGGCGCTGCGCGTCGTCGACGAGGACCGTCTCGCGCCCGGTGCGCCGCGTCAGGTCGGTGGTGATCTCGCGGACGTCGCCCAAGGTGGCCGACATCAGCAGGAACTGCGCCTGGGGCAGGCACAGCAGCGGCACCTGCCACGCCCAGCCGCGCTGGCCGTCGGCGTAGTAGTGGAACTCGTCCATAACGACCTGCCCGACGTCGGCGCCCGCGCCCTCCCGCAGCGCGATGTTCGCCAGCACCTCCGCGGTGCAGCACACGATCGGCGCGCCGGCGTTGACCGACGCGTCACCGGTGAGCATCCCGACGTTCTCGGCGCCGAACGTCGCGCACAGCGCGAAGAACTTCTCCGAGACCAGGGCCTTGATCGGCGCCGTGTAGTACGTGGTGCGGCCCTCGGTGAGCGCCGCGAAGTGCGCGGCCACGGCCACCAGCGACTTCCCCGAGCCCGTCGGCGTGGCCAGCACGACGTTGTTGGCGCTGAACAGCTCGATCGCCGCCTCGTCCTGATGCGGGTAGAGGCTCAGCCCCTGCTCCGAGACCCAGGCGGTGAAGGCGGCGTAGATCGCGTCGGCGCCGTGGTCGGTGGGAAGCGCGTCGACGAGGCTCATGCGTCGCCCGTCACGCTAGCGAGCTTCGCGCAGCGCGTCGCCACCGGCTTGACAACCCACGTCCCCGTCCGGGAAGCCCGTCTCCTCCCTACCGTCCGTTTGGTTGGGAGGGTCGTGCACCATGCTGAACGCAGCGTCAGCTCGAACCGCGGCGTCGCGGTGCACGCACGACCCGCGCGGGCACACCGGCGACGAGCGTTCGCGGCGCGACTGACGCAGGCCGCTTCGGGTTTACTCGGAGATCAATGAGGAACTTTGCGAGGCGACGCGCTTCACGGTGTCCCCGCGCACGCCGCAGCACGGACACCGGCCTTCGCGCTCAGGTCCGACGACCGCGTCCGTGCCAGCAGCCCCGCGACGCGCGTCTCGTTGCGCAGCGCTCTGACGTACTCCTGGTAGGCGTCACCGCGTTCTTCGACCGCGGCGGTGCGCCAGAGGAAGAGGGCGAGCTCGGCCGCGATCTCGGCCAGGACCCACTCATCCCACAGCGCGTCGACGCTCACGCGCCAGGCCTGGGAGACGGGGCCCACAGCCGCCTCGCCCATCATGCGGCCGTCACCGCCGCCAGCGCGAGGTCCTCGCGCGCCACGCGCTGCAGCCCGCGGACGTACTCGAGGTGGGCCGCCCAGCTCGGATCCTCGGCGATGCCGGAGTCGGTGGCGAGCTGCGTGACGTCGTGATGCGCGTCGAGCAGCTCGTACACCACGCAGATCAGCACCTCCAACGCGGCGCCGTGTGGGGATTGGTCGGGCTCCATGTCGCATCTCCCAGAGATCGAATCGGTCCGGCAACGATGGCAGCCGAGGGCCCGGCGATCATCGACGCCACCGGCCGACGTGCGGTCACGCTGGCCGGAGGATCGGTCTTGCAGCTGGCTGGTAGACACCCGCTGGTGTCGTGGTTAGGCGACCGCCGGCGGCCGGACCGGGATGCGCGCTCGCAGCGCCGTCCCGCGACCCACGCCGCTCTCGATCTCGAGCGTGCCTCCGAGCGCCTCGACGCGATCGCGCAGGCCGGTGAGGCCCGAGCCGCGACCGGGGTGCGCTCCGCCGATCCCGTCGTCGCGGATGGCGATGGAGATGGCCCCGTCGTCGACGGTGACCGCGACGTACACGACGGAGGCCTGCGCGTGCTTGGCCGCGTTGGCGAGCGCCTCGGAGACGACGTAGTAGGCGCCCGCCTCCACGGACTCCGGGAGCCGGCCGTCGGCGCGCACGTCGAGCTCGACCGGCACCGCCGAGCGGCGCGCGAGCGTCTTGAGCGCCGGCCCGATCCCGCCCTTGGAGAGGATCGCCGGGTGGATCCCGCGCGACATCTCCTGCAGGTCCTCGAGCACGCTGGCCAGGCCGTCCGCGGTCTGCTCGAGCTCGGCCCGCAGCGCCTCCTGGCCGGGCTCGACGGCTGCCTCGGCCGCGCGCAGCGCGAGCGCGAGCGAGACCAGTCGCTGCTGTGCGCCGTCGTGCAGGTCGCGCTCGATCCGCCGCCGGGTGGCGTCCGACGCCGCGACGATCCGTGCGCGCGACGCGGCGAGCTCGGCCCGGCCCTCCGCGTTGGCGATCGCCGTCGCCACCAGCTCGGTGAACTGCCCGATCCGCCCCTCGGCGTCCGCGGGAACGCGATCGTCACCGCGCCATCCGCCGGAGATCACCCCCCACAGGCGACCTTCGACGACGACGGGCGCGCCCACGATCGTGCGCAGGCCCAGCACGCTCAGGCGAGCGGCGAGCGCCGCGTCGGTGCCCGCCTGGGAGCTCCTGCGTCGCAGCGCGCGGCGCTGGCGCCGGACGTCGTCGAGCAGCGTGCCCGGGCCCGCAGCCATCTGCGTTCCGACCTCGACTCCCTGGTCGGCGCCGTGCCACGCGCACACGAGCGTGCCGGTGCCGTCGGGCTCGTAACGCGTGAGCCCCGCCGAGTCGGCGCCCAGCAGCCGACCGACCTCGACGACCATCGCGTCGAAGACCGTGTTCGGCCGCTCGCCGCGCGCGACGAGCGTCGCGACGCGCCGCAGCGCAGCCTGCTCGTCGGCGAGGACGCGCAGCTCGTCACGGCTGGCCTCCACCAGCCGCTGCGCCCGACGCAGCTCGTCCTGCGTCCGCCGGCGCTCGGTCACGTCGCGGCCCGCGGCGTACATCACGCCCTCCGCGGGCATCGGGCGCACGCTCCACTGCAACCAGCAGGCTGAGCCGTCCGCGCGCAGGAAGCGGTTCTCGAACTGCAGGACGGTCTCGCCCTCGAGCACCGCGGTGTAGGTCGCGGCCGTCGCGGCACGGTCGTCGGGATAGACGAAGTCCATGAACGGCCGCCTGACCAGATCCTCCGCCGTGTACCCGAGCGTGCGCTCGAACGCAGGGTTCACGCGCCGGAAGGTGCCGTCGACGCCGACCACGCACAGCAGGTCCAGCGACAGCTCGAAGACCCGGTCGACCTCGCGCTCAGCGCGCCGGCGGCGCAAGAGGCCGCGTCCCAAGACGTACACCAACACAGCGACCGCGACCGGCCAGACCAGGGCGATCCAGGGCAGCGCCTCCCGCAGCGCGCCCTCGCTCACCGGCCCGACGTCGATGCGCCAGCGCCGCGCCAGCGCGTCGAAGCGCTCATGAGCCGCGCTGCGGTCGGCCAGCCGGCCCTCGAGCGGCTGGCCCTCGAGGCTGATCGCGACACGCCGCGGGTCGTCACCGAGCGACACCGTCAGCCAGCCGCTGGGCACGAAGGCCACCAGGAAGCCGCGGCTGCCCGGCCCCCGTCCGAACCGCCCGCTCTGCATCAGGTAGAAGCCGGACCGGCCGCCGA contains:
- a CDS encoding DEAD/DEAH box helicase, producing the protein MSLVDALPTDHGADAIYAAFTAWVSEQGLSLYPHQDEAAIELFSANNVVLATPTGSGKSLVAVAAHFAALTEGRTTYYTAPIKALVSEKFFALCATFGAENVGMLTGDASVNAGAPIVCCTAEVLANIALREGAGADVGQVVMDEFHYYADGQRGWAWQVPLLCLPQAQFLLMSATLGDVREITTDLTRRTGRETVLVDDAQRPVPLTYSWSVEPLHELLEELVAVDQAPIYVVHFTQASAMERAQSLLSAKLCTREEREAIAAEIGGFRFTAGFGRTLSKLVRSGIGVHHAGMLPRYRRLVEQLAQTGLLKVICGTDTLGVGINVPIRTVVFTGLAKYDGSRHRLLKAREFHQIAGRAGRAGFDTAGYVVVQAPEHTIERTRALAKAGDDPKKRRKVQTRKPAEGAVSWTEETFERLKDAEPEALVSRMRVDHAMILNVVNQPADPVATMRALMEDNHEDERGRQRLSERAQALGSELVDSGVLRWLPEPDADGRTLQLAVELQEDFALNQPLASFALVAFALIDPESETYALDVVSVVEAIIDDPFPVLMAQANKERGEAVAEMKAQGIEYDERMELLEEVTYQRPLGEPLLDALRVYRETHPWVRESDLSPKSIVRDMYEWGRTFTEFVAHYGLARSEGLLLRYLSNTYRALRQTVPDETKTDELDDIIEWLGETVRQTDSSLLDEWEALTDPESVERAAAAMAQSAGPPSPPPPRPMTANARTFTVMVRNAMFLKVQLAARDRYGDLAELEAAAAALSDPPGRPAMGADAWDAALGRYWEEHESMGTGPDARSPQLLMIDRAGAGAGSGGPRTWAVRQIIDDPEGHRDVAIVATVDLDASDAAGEPVIRTESFGAAGLSS
- a CDS encoding PAS domain S-box protein codes for the protein MVRLALPALIVLLSVAGYFVTREIVRRDGHHAAQRRAELESVQLQGVLDRARGSVVGLGSALASEPVPTQPRFAQLQGIGADGAGLTEWLWVEHVNQAQRAAYERRIGAPITVADGSARPRPAPRAASYLPLTFATPSAARRLRRGADLSTLPELGSALGDRALVFAVTASRRAALGGRSGFYLMQSGRFGRGPGSRGFLVAFVPSGWLTVSLGDDPRRVAISLEGQPLEGRLADRSAAHERFDALARRWRIDVGPVSEGALREALPWIALVWPVAVAVLVYVLGRGLLRRRRAEREVDRVFELSLDLLCVVGVDGTFRRVNPAFERTLGYTAEDLVRRPFMDFVYPDDRAATAATYTAVLEGETVLQFENRFLRADGSACWLQWSVRPMPAEGVMYAAGRDVTERRRTQDELRRAQRLVEASRDELRVLADEQAALRRVATLVARGERPNTVFDAMVVEVGRLLGADSAGLTRYEPDGTGTLVCAWHGADQGVEVGTQMAAGPGTLLDDVRRQRRALRRRSSQAGTDAALAARLSVLGLRTIVGAPVVVEGRLWGVISGGWRGDDRVPADAEGRIGQFTELVATAIANAEGRAELAASRARIVAASDATRRRIERDLHDGAQQRLVSLALALRAAEAAVEPGQEALRAELEQTADGLASVLEDLQEMSRGIHPAILSKGGIGPALKTLARRSAVPVELDVRADGRLPESVEAGAYYVVSEALANAAKHAQASVVYVAVTVDDGAISIAIRDDGIGGAHPGRGSGLTGLRDRVEALGGTLEIESGVGRGTALRARIPVRPPAVA
- a CDS encoding ArsR/SmtB family transcription factor, with the translated sequence MASSDTAPSAARPRGRAPRPPLAHPARADISLQGVLDALADPLRREIVLRLAASEAPMRCGAFDAPVALSTLTHHFHVLREAGVIRQFYDGTAKLNELRADDVEAVVPGLLGAIAGAAR
- a CDS encoding sigma-70 family RNA polymerase sigma factor, which produces MIGRTTTDDRLVTAYRGGDDAAFDELARRYRAQVQRYAASILGDRRALAEDVAQETLLRAALALRRDDRPIHVRAWLLTVARNCCLDELARTRASPVDVTVLADRLPSAQGTPEQRLDIKQDLAAVVSDIALLPSLQRHALVRREVDGISHAELARELGTTTQATRSLVMRARVALVRDREARDAACDEIRDDLLRATDERRRASMRTYRHLGGCADCRRFKSRIRTTRRALAALVPAPLLVALVGAKVAAVSTAGGKATLAKTAAVGCAGACLTAGAVELAPHTFGAGTPSPQRVDSVLLAGGRIARRQPLPRGVALVQRAVPAASGASSLAVTLACPDGLRVGDLLAPIGGRATMYYRPAPRIGVDRSARVVVDRPATLRTGLTARILCVRTPGPGGAQRRP
- a CDS encoding zinc-dependent alcohol dehydrogenase family protein, which encodes MKATAVLFDELGAPEVLYLEEVEIPEPGAGEVRVRVDAIGVNRGDVLVRSGGYYYDAVLPKSRLGTEAAGVVEAVGDAVAGFAVGDAVSMLAKPTDAGMSLYGVYGDRVVVPADRLIRRPADMDAVTGAALWMPALTAYGGLVEVGKLQPGDTVVVTAASSTVGLAAIQLADHLGATAIAVTRTGTKADALRAAGAAHVIASDDGGVVEQVHALTAGRGARLIFDAVGGPQLSELVLALSPDGMAIVYGWLDGQPTPLPMSWPINVYGYAVYHLLADPERFRRAEAFINRGVRAGPLAPVIDRTFDLGEVAAAHRYMETNEQGGKIVLTVEH
- a CDS encoding TetR/AcrR family transcriptional regulator is translated as MEAEIVGRRARLRAQTTAEIKAIALQLMAQGGPDAISLRAIAREMGMSGSAIYSYFATRDDLVTTLIADLYTSLVDQVEAARDAVGAEDVAGRIIAWGTAMRAWSLANPEGFRLIYGDPVRGYQPPASGPAPDAAKRACVGLVEIVASAWPFAKDLQPNDDHQWSDFSPGLATTVRERFPALPPAAVALALRVWGRTQGLLSLEIYGHLGLHTSKPGAVYHDEMLDLVRSLGVAAP
- a CDS encoding zinc-dependent alcohol dehydrogenase family protein — its product is MKAWTLTDFGIDNLTRSDVPTPEPGPRELLVEVGAVSLNFRDKAIAEGLYEPGRMPKGLIPVSDAAGRIVQIGTDVTRWAVGDRVVSHLYSGWRDGAAGRDEGARALGGPLDGGLAEYMVLEADSVVAAPAAMTDVQAATLPIAALTAWFALVEYGNLQAADTVLTQGTGGLSLFAIQLASALGARVIATSSSDDKLAHAVALGAAETINYRTTPAWDQEARALTDGRGVDHVLDVVGGDSLDRSIAASRVGGRVTVAGFIDGQRSSIDLMSVIFGRTRLQGIAVGHLRAFERLIAFLDRHAIEPVIDAVYGFEDAREAFAHLDRGPFGKVAIAVQG